A genome region from Micromonospora peucetia includes the following:
- the cbiQ gene encoding cobalt ECF transporter T component CbiQ, with amino-acid sequence MGAGHAHVLYRDATSPVHRLPPEVKIAAMVVFTLAVVATPREAFWAFGAYALLVVVVAALARVGPGWLLGRSLIELPFVLFAVALPFLGAGERVDVLGLHLSSDGLLGAWNIVAKGTLGVLASLLLAATTTTRDLIVGLDRLRCPQILTQIATFMLRYLDVLVGEARRMRVARVSRGDDPRFLWQLRGFAAGVGALFLRAFERGERVYLAMLSRGYTGRMPAVWQGAGAATAGQWLVAATVPVLAATVAATAVVLT; translated from the coding sequence ATGGGCGCCGGGCACGCGCACGTGCTGTACCGGGACGCCACGTCACCGGTGCACCGGCTCCCGCCCGAGGTCAAGATCGCAGCGATGGTGGTCTTCACCCTCGCCGTGGTCGCCACGCCGCGCGAGGCATTCTGGGCCTTCGGCGCGTACGCCCTGCTGGTCGTGGTGGTTGCGGCGCTGGCCCGGGTGGGGCCCGGGTGGCTGCTCGGCCGGTCGCTGATCGAGCTGCCGTTCGTGCTTTTCGCCGTCGCGCTGCCGTTCCTCGGCGCCGGTGAGCGGGTCGACGTGCTCGGCCTGCACCTGTCGTCCGACGGGCTCCTCGGAGCGTGGAACATCGTCGCCAAGGGCACGCTGGGCGTGCTCGCCTCGCTGCTGCTCGCCGCGACGACGACCACCCGGGACCTGATCGTCGGCCTGGACCGGCTGCGCTGCCCGCAGATCCTCACCCAGATCGCCACGTTCATGCTGCGCTACCTCGACGTGCTGGTCGGCGAGGCCCGTCGGATGCGGGTGGCGCGGGTGTCCCGGGGCGACGACCCGCGCTTCCTGTGGCAGTTGCGCGGCTTCGCGGCCGGCGTCGGCGCGCTCTTCCTGCGCGCGTTCGAGCGCGGCGAACGGGTCTACCTGGCGATGCTGTCGCGTGGCTACACCGGGCGGATGCCGGCGGTCTGGCAGGGTGCCGGCGCGGCGACGGCCGGGCAGTGGCTGGTGGCGGCCACCGTGCCGGTCCTGGCGGCCACCGTCGCCGCCACGGCCGTCGTGCTGACATGA
- a CDS encoding PDGLE domain-containing protein: MRKRLWGFVVGGLLVALLLAGVVSSFASSHPDGLDSSLREGCTFDADDNITGGSCPAQREKDHEVGGPLADYGVAGIDNEFLSTGLSGVVGVLLTFAVAGGAFWLVRRRGPREEGAAGRERAPAGASVRE; encoded by the coding sequence GTGAGGAAGCGTCTCTGGGGTTTCGTCGTCGGCGGGCTGCTGGTGGCCCTGCTCCTCGCCGGGGTGGTGAGCAGCTTCGCCTCCTCCCACCCGGACGGGCTGGACTCGTCGTTGCGCGAGGGCTGCACCTTCGACGCCGACGACAACATCACCGGCGGCAGCTGCCCCGCGCAGCGGGAGAAGGACCACGAGGTCGGCGGGCCACTGGCCGACTACGGCGTGGCGGGGATCGACAACGAGTTCCTCTCCACCGGACTGTCCGGTGTGGTCGGCGTGCTGCTCACCTTCGCAGTCGCCGGCGGGGCCTTCTGGCTGGTCCGTCGCCGTGGCCCCCGGGAGGAGGGCGCTGCCGGCCGGGAGCGTGCCCCCGCCGGCGCGTCGGTCCGGGAGTAG
- a CDS encoding energy-coupling factor ABC transporter permease: protein METLAMHISNGIIDGPVAAVFAAVALIAMTFCVLRGRRDLDDRLAPMAGLVAAFIFAVQMLNFPIFTAGVSGHLLGGALAAMLVGPWVGALCVTVVLVVQALVFGDGGVAMLGLSITNMAVIGTAAAYLLIALLLRVLPRTPAGLGVTAFVSALVSVVVASMGFVFQYWLGGTTDLGGNLGGLAGTMAGAHLLIGIGEGLITATTVVTVAKVRPDLVYALRGLRPASAPAVPAVGGVR from the coding sequence GTGGAAACCCTGGCTATGCACATCTCGAACGGGATCATCGACGGTCCCGTCGCGGCGGTGTTCGCGGCGGTGGCGCTGATCGCGATGACGTTCTGCGTCCTGCGCGGCAGGCGTGACCTGGACGACCGGTTGGCCCCGATGGCCGGGCTCGTCGCCGCCTTCATCTTCGCCGTGCAGATGCTCAACTTTCCGATCTTCACCGCCGGCGTCAGCGGCCACCTGCTCGGCGGGGCGCTCGCCGCGATGCTGGTCGGCCCGTGGGTCGGCGCGCTCTGCGTGACCGTGGTGCTGGTCGTGCAGGCGCTGGTCTTCGGCGACGGCGGCGTGGCGATGCTCGGGCTCAGCATCACCAACATGGCGGTGATCGGCACCGCCGCGGCATACCTGCTGATCGCGCTGCTGCTGCGCGTGCTGCCCCGCACCCCGGCCGGCCTCGGTGTGACCGCCTTCGTCTCCGCGCTGGTCAGCGTGGTGGTCGCGTCGATGGGCTTCGTGTTCCAGTACTGGCTCGGCGGCACCACCGACCTGGGCGGCAACCTGGGCGGGCTGGCCGGCACGATGGCCGGCGCACACCTGCTGATCGGCATCGGCGAGGGCCTGATCACCGCGACCACGGTGGTCACCGTCGCCAAGGTCCGGCCCGATCTCGTCTACGCGCTGCGCGGATTGCGCCCGGCGTCCGCGCCCGCCGTCCCGGCTGTCGGAGGTGTCCGGTGA
- the bcp gene encoding thioredoxin-dependent thiol peroxidase codes for MTAPDRLSPGDPAPEFSLATDTGDTLSLTDLRGRKVVLYAYPAAMTPGCTKQACDFRDSLASLQAAGYEVVGISPDKPEKLAKFRERDAITFPLVADTDRSVLAAYGAYGEKQSYGRTVTGVIRSTFVIDEDGRIERALYNVKATGHVAKLRRDLGLD; via the coding sequence ATGACCGCGCCCGACCGCCTCTCCCCCGGTGACCCCGCGCCGGAGTTCAGCCTCGCCACCGACACCGGCGACACGCTCTCGTTGACCGACCTGCGTGGCCGCAAGGTCGTGCTGTACGCCTACCCGGCGGCCATGACGCCCGGCTGCACCAAGCAGGCCTGCGACTTCCGCGACTCGCTCGCCTCCCTCCAGGCGGCGGGCTACGAGGTCGTCGGCATCTCGCCGGACAAGCCGGAGAAGCTGGCGAAGTTCCGCGAACGCGACGCCATCACCTTCCCGCTGGTCGCCGACACCGACCGGTCCGTGCTGGCCGCGTACGGGGCGTACGGCGAGAAGCAGTCGTACGGCAGGACGGTGACCGGCGTGATCCGCTCGACCTTCGTGATCGATGAGGACGGCAGGATCGAGCGGGCGCTCTACAACGTGAAGGCCACCGGACACGTCGCCAAGCTGCGCCGGGACCTCGGGCTGGACTGA
- a CDS encoding GNAT family N-acetyltransferase, protein MTLRFVLDPELPPELRERIVALWVDVTNAGGAVGFVPPVTAADVRHTADPTFAGIAEGPDRLLLGYAGERLVAALIFCDNRFDLKAHWCVLKRVMVHPDTQGHGHGAALMREAERLGREMGWEALHVTVRDGQGLDRFYRRLGYREVGRLPGALRVAPGDHRDEVLMWLDLTALPPPAG, encoded by the coding sequence GTGACCCTGCGCTTCGTCCTCGATCCCGAGCTGCCCCCCGAGTTGCGGGAACGGATCGTCGCCCTCTGGGTCGACGTCACCAACGCCGGCGGGGCGGTCGGCTTCGTACCGCCGGTCACTGCCGCCGACGTCCGGCACACGGCGGACCCGACCTTCGCCGGCATCGCCGAGGGCCCCGACCGCCTCCTTCTGGGCTACGCGGGCGAGCGGCTCGTCGCCGCGCTGATCTTCTGCGACAACCGGTTCGACCTGAAGGCGCACTGGTGCGTCCTGAAGCGGGTGATGGTCCACCCGGACACCCAGGGTCACGGACACGGTGCCGCGCTGATGCGTGAGGCCGAACGCCTCGGCCGTGAGATGGGGTGGGAGGCGCTGCACGTGACCGTCCGGGACGGGCAGGGGCTGGACCGGTTCTACCGGCGGCTCGGCTACCGGGAGGTCGGCCGGCTGCCCGGAGCGCTGCGGGTCGCCCCCGGCGACCACCGCGACGAGGTCCTCATGTGGCTGGACCTCACGGCCCTGCCGCCGCCCGCGGGCTGA
- a CDS encoding MOSC domain-containing protein yields MRLSAIHTYPVKGCRRRDHDVACVEPWGLAGDRRWMIVGDDGVGVTQRETTRLVALDAAPHDGGLLLRAEGHADLDVPEPAGGEPVAVRTFRNRKVPVPALPGGPAADAWVSGFLGRAARLVWLARPTRHIPSGDREHDTGEQVSFADAYPLLLATTASLDALNGWLAEAGEEPVPMARFRPNLVLEGAPAWAEDDWVGRPLRVGGVRFRAAGPCDRCVVTTTDQETGVRGKEPLRTLGRYRNVRQKLPFGLHLVPTATGSVTVGDELTVEG; encoded by the coding sequence ATGCGGTTGAGCGCGATCCACACGTACCCCGTCAAGGGTTGTCGCCGGCGCGACCACGACGTGGCGTGCGTCGAGCCGTGGGGCCTGGCCGGCGACCGGCGCTGGATGATCGTCGGCGACGACGGCGTCGGCGTCACCCAGCGGGAGACGACGCGCCTGGTCGCCCTTGACGCCGCGCCCCACGACGGCGGGCTGCTGCTGCGCGCCGAGGGGCACGCCGACCTGGACGTGCCCGAGCCGGCCGGCGGCGAGCCGGTCGCGGTGCGGACCTTCCGTAACCGGAAGGTGCCGGTCCCCGCGCTTCCCGGCGGACCGGCGGCCGACGCCTGGGTCAGCGGGTTCCTGGGTCGCGCCGCCCGGCTGGTCTGGCTCGCGCGACCGACCCGGCACATCCCGTCGGGCGACCGGGAGCACGACACCGGCGAACAGGTCAGCTTCGCCGACGCCTACCCGCTGCTGCTGGCCACCACCGCCTCGCTCGACGCGCTCAACGGTTGGCTCGCCGAGGCCGGCGAGGAGCCCGTGCCGATGGCGCGGTTCCGCCCCAACCTGGTGCTGGAGGGTGCTCCGGCCTGGGCCGAGGACGACTGGGTCGGCCGCCCGCTGCGCGTCGGCGGCGTTCGCTTCCGCGCCGCCGGGCCGTGCGACCGCTGTGTGGTGACCACCACCGATCAGGAGACGGGGGTACGCGGGAAGGAGCCGCTGCGCACCCTCGGCCGGTACCGCAACGTCAGGCAGAAGCTCCCCTTCGGGCTGCACCTCGTCCCCACGGCGACGGGGAGCGTCACCGTCGGCGATGAGCTGACGGTCGAGGGCTGA